A DNA window from Hydrogenophaga taeniospiralis contains the following coding sequences:
- a CDS encoding type I restriction-modification enzyme R subunit C-terminal domain-containing protein has product MTPEARARQTIDALLTQAGWHVCDVANANIHAGDGAVKGVAIREFPLNPGHGFADYLLYVNGKACGVIEAKKEGATLSGVEVQSARYAQGLPATLPAWRRPLPFVLESTGVETRFTNGLDPSPRARALFAFFRPELLFAWLQAAVPPSAHVLAAGTVPTGEPASALLAPSGTFLARLQHMPPLVTEWGQGGASYQLWPAQIKAIQNLEISLAANKPKALIQMATGSGKTFTAISFIYRLIKFGGARRVLFLVDRGNLARQTKKEFDAYASPHNAYKFGEEFIVQHLQSSQLDGSARVVICTIQRMFSMLKGRELAEEDDEVSFLPLPPAGEGRGEGDLFKDPEPIGYNPAIPIESFDIVVTDEAHRSIYNLWRQVLEYFDAYLIGLTATPNKQTFGFFNQNLVMEYGHAQAVADGVNVNYDVYRIKTEVTEAGAKVDKGYWLETQDKATRRKTAWQLDDDFEYRPEELDRAVQTPDQIRTVVRTLRDKWNVDLFPNRQELPKTLIFAKDDNHAEKIVEILREEFGRGNEFAQKITYRTTGTSPEQLIKDFRTAYYPRVAVTVDMIATGTDIKPVEIVMFMRSVKSRSFFEQMKGRGVRICNPTDLMQVNPGEHLRKDHFVIVDCVGVCERDKTDSRPMDQKKSVPLDKLLQAVALGNVEDEVLSSVAARLSRLDKDLDKADQARIIEASGGHSLRDLARGIVQALNAEDDDSTPSPAAGEGSAFAQASRLQQAAQPFTNPTLRELILKLRQKADLVIDTVTQDSLLHAGFAEGSDRAKELVQSFEAFIAQHKDEITALQILYNRPTRAPLKFEDIKALADALHSPPHLIDESALWQAYAALNKTRVKGTSQRRLLTDLVSLVRFAMQQDNELVPYPERVQANFKAWLAQQSQRPLPQAGEDSPNSLPLPLAGEGRGEGSPHSPFTPEQLHWLEMIRDHIAANLGIDIEDFSYAPFEQEGGLGKVHQLFGAELPVVIETLNRELAA; this is encoded by the coding sequence ATGACGCCCGAGGCCCGCGCCCGCCAGACCATCGACGCGCTGCTCACGCAGGCGGGCTGGCACGTTTGCGATGTGGCCAACGCCAACATCCATGCGGGCGACGGCGCCGTCAAAGGCGTCGCCATCCGCGAGTTCCCGCTCAACCCCGGTCACGGTTTCGCCGACTACCTGCTCTACGTCAACGGCAAAGCCTGCGGCGTGATCGAAGCCAAGAAAGAAGGCGCCACCCTCAGCGGCGTGGAGGTGCAGAGCGCCCGCTACGCCCAGGGCCTGCCGGCCACTTTGCCCGCCTGGCGCCGGCCTCTGCCCTTTGTGCTCGAGTCCACGGGTGTGGAAACCCGCTTCACCAACGGGCTCGATCCTTCGCCGCGCGCCAGAGCGCTGTTTGCCTTCTTCCGGCCCGAACTGCTTTTCGCATGGCTGCAAGCTGCGGTGCCGCCATCTGCCCATGTGCTGGCGGCAGGCACCGTGCCCACTGGTGAACCTGCATCGGCACTGCTGGCCCCGTCGGGCACCTTCCTCGCCCGCTTGCAACACATGCCCCCGCTGGTCACCGAATGGGGCCAGGGCGGCGCCAGCTACCAGCTCTGGCCCGCGCAGATCAAGGCCATTCAGAACCTGGAAATCAGTCTCGCCGCCAACAAGCCCAAGGCGCTTATCCAGATGGCCACCGGCAGCGGCAAGACCTTCACCGCCATCAGCTTCATCTACCGGCTCATCAAGTTTGGCGGCGCGCGGCGCGTGCTGTTTCTGGTGGACCGTGGCAACCTCGCGCGCCAGACCAAGAAAGAGTTCGACGCCTACGCCTCCCCGCACAACGCCTACAAGTTCGGCGAAGAGTTCATCGTCCAGCACCTGCAAAGCAGCCAACTCGACGGCAGCGCCCGCGTGGTCATCTGCACGATCCAGCGCATGTTCAGCATGCTCAAGGGCCGCGAGCTGGCTGAAGAAGACGACGAGGTCTCTTTTCTCCCTCTCCCGCCTGCGGGAGAGGGCAGGGGTGAGGGTGATTTGTTCAAAGACCCCGAGCCCATCGGTTACAACCCGGCCATCCCCATCGAGAGCTTCGACATCGTCGTCACCGACGAAGCCCACCGCAGCATCTACAACCTGTGGCGCCAGGTGCTGGAGTACTTCGACGCGTACCTCATCGGCCTCACCGCCACACCCAACAAACAGACTTTCGGCTTCTTCAACCAGAACCTCGTCATGGAATACGGCCACGCCCAGGCCGTGGCGGACGGTGTGAACGTCAACTACGACGTCTACCGCATCAAGACCGAAGTCACCGAAGCAGGCGCCAAGGTGGACAAAGGCTACTGGCTGGAAACCCAAGACAAAGCCACCCGCCGCAAAACCGCCTGGCAGCTCGACGACGACTTTGAATACCGCCCCGAAGAGCTCGACCGCGCCGTGCAAACGCCCGACCAGATCCGCACCGTGGTGCGCACCCTGCGCGACAAATGGAACGTGGACCTGTTCCCCAACCGCCAGGAACTGCCCAAGACCCTCATCTTTGCCAAAGACGATAACCACGCCGAAAAGATCGTCGAAATCCTGCGCGAAGAGTTTGGCCGCGGCAACGAATTCGCCCAGAAAATCACCTACCGCACCACGGGAACCAGCCCCGAACAGCTCATCAAAGACTTCCGCACCGCCTACTACCCGCGCGTGGCCGTGACCGTGGACATGATCGCCACCGGCACCGACATCAAGCCGGTCGAAATCGTCATGTTCATGCGCTCCGTGAAAAGCCGCAGCTTCTTCGAACAGATGAAAGGGCGGGGCGTGCGCATCTGCAACCCCACCGACCTCATGCAGGTCAACCCCGGCGAGCACCTGCGCAAAGACCACTTCGTCATCGTCGACTGCGTGGGCGTGTGCGAACGCGACAAGACAGACAGCCGCCCCATGGACCAGAAAAAGAGTGTGCCGCTCGACAAACTGCTGCAAGCCGTGGCCCTGGGCAATGTGGAAGACGAAGTGCTCTCCAGCGTGGCCGCCCGCCTGAGCCGGCTCGACAAAGACCTGGACAAAGCCGATCAGGCCCGCATCATCGAAGCCAGTGGCGGCCACAGCCTGCGCGACCTGGCCCGAGGCATCGTGCAGGCCCTCAATGCTGAAGACGATGACTCCACTCCCTCTCCCGCTGCGGGTGAGGGCAGCGCCTTCGCACAAGCATCGCGCCTGCAACAAGCCGCCCAACCCTTCACCAACCCCACCCTGCGCGAACTCATCCTCAAGCTCAGGCAGAAAGCCGATCTGGTCATCGACACCGTCACACAAGACAGCCTGCTGCACGCCGGTTTTGCCGAAGGCAGCGACCGCGCCAAAGAACTGGTGCAAAGCTTCGAAGCCTTCATCGCACAGCACAAAGACGAAATCACCGCCCTGCAAATTCTCTACAACCGGCCCACCCGCGCACCGCTGAAGTTCGAAGACATCAAGGCCCTGGCCGACGCCCTGCACAGCCCGCCGCATCTCATTGACGAGTCCGCCCTCTGGCAGGCCTACGCCGCGCTGAACAAGACCCGCGTCAAAGGCACCAGCCAGCGCCGCCTGCTCACCGACCTGGTGAGCCTGGTGCGCTTCGCCATGCAGCAAGACAACGAACTCGTGCCCTACCCTGAACGCGTGCAAGCCAACTTCAAAGCATGGCTGGCCCAGCAATCTCAACGTCCTCTCCCGCAAGCGGGAGAGGACTCCCCGAATTCACTCCCTCTCCCGCTTGCGGGAGAGGGCAGGGGTGAGGGCTCCCCGCATTCCCCCTTCACCCCCGAACAACTCCATTGGCTAGAAATGATCCGCGACCACATCGCCGCCAACCTCGGCATCGACATTGAAGACTTCAGCTACGCCCCCTTTGAACAGGAAGGCGGTCTGGGCAAGGTGCACCAGCTGTTTGGGGCGGAGCTGCCGGTGGTGATTGAGACGTTGAATCGGGAGTTGGCGGCGTGA
- a CDS encoding restriction endonuclease subunit S gives MSEVAEAVAVKRVPLSEAAEINPKVDRFLLSDDTLVSFVPMASVGAANGRIDVSTTRPYAEVKKGYTAFRSGDVLFAKVTPCMENGKMAVARNLSNGQGFGSTEFHVLRPREGVDSSYLYHFVSSSSFRKEAARHMTGAVGLRRVPSAFLQDKLIPLPELDEQRRIVAEIEKQFSRLDEAVASLQRVKANLKRYKAAVLKAAVEGRLVETEASLAHREGRSYETGEQLLRRLTETRRDRRGRLIEHKGAPCSDVAAPDGWAVAMVPLVADIASGNTPAGVLDAARADGDVPWFKVGDMNHPDNQYFLRHADAWLSRSDVARLGLRLFPEQTVLFPKRGGAIATNKKRRLDGAGCADLNVMGLTPIDSVAAYFFVWFDGVDLGKLSDGSNIPQINNKDIEPLCVPLPPLAEQGRIVAEVDRRLSILREVEAEVDTNLQRAEALRQATLGAAFRH, from the coding sequence GTGAGTGAAGTGGCAGAAGCCGTTGCTGTGAAGCGCGTTCCGTTGAGCGAAGCGGCTGAGATCAACCCCAAAGTAGACCGCTTCCTGCTGTCAGACGACACGCTGGTTTCGTTTGTGCCCATGGCCTCAGTGGGCGCGGCCAACGGGAGAATTGACGTGAGCACGACTCGCCCCTATGCCGAGGTCAAGAAGGGTTATACGGCGTTTCGCAGTGGAGATGTGCTGTTCGCCAAAGTCACGCCTTGCATGGAGAACGGCAAGATGGCCGTGGCGCGCAACCTGAGCAATGGCCAGGGCTTTGGTTCCACAGAGTTTCACGTTTTGCGCCCGCGTGAGGGAGTGGACTCAAGTTACCTCTATCACTTCGTTTCCAGTTCCAGCTTTCGCAAAGAGGCAGCGCGGCACATGACCGGCGCGGTCGGGCTGCGTCGTGTGCCCTCCGCCTTTTTGCAAGACAAGTTGATTCCACTGCCCGAGCTGGACGAACAGCGCCGCATCGTCGCCGAGATCGAAAAGCAGTTCTCCCGCCTCGACGAAGCCGTCGCCAGCCTCCAGCGCGTCAAGGCCAACCTCAAACGCTACAAAGCCGCCGTCCTCAAAGCCGCCGTCGAAGGCCGCCTCGTAGAAACCGAAGCCAGCCTCGCCCACCGCGAAGGCCGCAGCTACGAGACCGGAGAACAGCTATTGCGGCGTTTGACTGAAACAAGACGAGATAGGCGCGGACGTCTTATCGAGCACAAGGGTGCTCCTTGCTCCGATGTGGCAGCACCTGATGGATGGGCTGTTGCCATGGTCCCGCTGGTCGCGGACATCGCAAGTGGGAATACTCCAGCAGGTGTACTGGATGCGGCAAGGGCAGACGGGGATGTTCCATGGTTCAAAGTGGGTGATATGAATCATCCAGATAACCAGTATTTCCTTCGGCATGCCGATGCTTGGCTGTCTAGATCGGACGTCGCAAGGCTTGGCCTTCGTCTTTTTCCAGAACAGACGGTTCTGTTTCCAAAGCGCGGTGGTGCAATTGCTACGAACAAGAAGCGTCGCTTGGATGGCGCGGGTTGTGCGGATCTGAATGTCATGGGGCTGACACCGATTGATTCTGTTGCCGCCTACTTTTTTGTTTGGTTCGATGGAGTTGATTTGGGCAAGCTGTCAGACGGGTCAAATATTCCCCAGATCAACAACAAGGACATCGAACCACTTTGTGTGCCGCTGCCGCCATTGGCTGAGCAGGGTCGCATCGTCGCCGAGGTTGATCGGCGCCTGTCCATCCTCCGAGAAGTCGAAGCCGAAGTCGACACCAATCTCCAGCGCGCGGAGGCGCTGAGACAGGCGACGTTGGGGGCCGCCTTTCGCCATTAG
- a CDS encoding GIY-YIG nuclease family protein has translation MIPFSLRIFVADGDPDGLRIVDRFNASARAVVFPRALLPQVKTRPELQQTGVYLLLGPRPDGEGELLYVGEGDPILPRLQDHQSKKDFWTRAIGFVAVGGLLNKAHVQFLEARLVALARAAKRVPLDNGNFPGEPTLSEADRADMEVFLSHMLGMLPVLGVHAFESAPAVAAKASPLLSCKGKGVLASGYEASQGFVVKAGSQAVPESVPSMQQHVRGMFDVRQDLISNGVLALADGLYRFTQDYSFTSPSTAAAVVLGRPANGRIEWKDAQGRTLKSLQEAEAGA, from the coding sequence ATGATCCCATTCTCCCTCCGCATCTTCGTCGCCGACGGCGACCCCGACGGACTGCGCATCGTCGATCGCTTCAACGCCAGTGCCCGCGCCGTCGTGTTCCCGCGCGCCTTACTACCGCAAGTGAAGACCCGGCCCGAGTTGCAACAGACCGGGGTGTACCTATTGCTTGGCCCGCGACCAGACGGCGAGGGGGAGTTGCTCTACGTGGGCGAGGGCGACCCGATCCTCCCGCGCCTGCAAGACCACCAGTCGAAGAAAGACTTCTGGACCCGCGCCATCGGCTTTGTGGCGGTGGGCGGGCTGCTGAACAAGGCGCATGTGCAGTTTCTGGAGGCGCGGCTGGTCGCGCTGGCCCGCGCGGCCAAGCGCGTGCCGCTGGACAACGGCAACTTTCCTGGCGAACCCACCCTGAGCGAGGCCGACCGGGCGGACATGGAGGTGTTTCTCAGCCACATGCTGGGGATGCTGCCGGTGCTGGGGGTGCATGCGTTTGAGTCGGCGCCGGCTGTTGCCGCCAAGGCGAGTCCGCTGCTCAGCTGCAAGGGCAAGGGCGTGTTGGCCAGCGGCTACGAGGCGAGCCAGGGCTTTGTGGTGAAGGCAGGTTCGCAGGCGGTGCCCGAGTCGGTGCCTTCCATGCAGCAGCATGTGCGCGGCATGTTCGACGTGCGGCAGGATCTGATCTCCAACGGCGTGCTGGCGCTGGCTGACGGGCTGTACCGCTTCACGCAGGACTACAGCTTCACCTCGCCCAGCACGGCAGCGGCTGTGGTGCTGGGCCGCCCTGCCAACGGACGCATCGAATGGAAAGACGCGCAGGGGCGGACACTGAAGTCACTGCAGGAGGCGGAGGCTG
- a CDS encoding TIGR04141 family sporadically distributed protein — protein MKNAKASNTDSVKTPVSIYLVRTTQVDELKKTFTGRSGVAISGPEGVEGSFYALPSDPSEPKWWSEVKALLAPGSDVEEITSQVAGGLMLLNLSSRMFAVSFGTGWLRLNDEWLEPDFGRQVALNAIPHDKLIELKAEQVFARRHVSSERAPVSSSRTAFGLDFDRDLLGVVEGVPENAKHLGSSVCGGTSLRLKIDIRNLFDALEEALTLYGSKDYQKNWPEVDNLVRVRDGALIATLDDLLDAALSGPTSPASPLLVNSGPRRDDEQLASLFAIGNLPRKPKGGSRSGAPYLMRGVWDSLLKSQGIGAGLVSARSTAVHALDANGEELYSTDIYSCLAFEASLTDAAGVIRPYVLSQGTWYQTNSNFANDVISKLKVLANNLPPQRLLPWAAPEHEGVYNSRNVTGNMVHFDAKLVHFGGGQSKFEFCDLMDPTTRTLYFVKIAVNSSHMSHLAEQIRRTSELFFAADPKFRAALAEVVKKHNPTMNTAWVSSRPRHGDWNLCLVPLGKTLQELPFFAKCGVYRLAKELESRGHSFVCDER, from the coding sequence ATGAAGAATGCAAAAGCATCGAATACAGACAGTGTCAAAACACCAGTGAGTATCTATCTGGTCCGCACGACACAGGTCGATGAATTGAAGAAGACATTCACGGGACGTTCAGGCGTAGCTATATCGGGTCCCGAAGGGGTGGAGGGTAGCTTTTATGCTTTGCCGTCGGATCCCTCCGAGCCGAAATGGTGGTCGGAAGTTAAAGCTCTTTTAGCACCTGGATCTGACGTCGAAGAAATTACCTCTCAAGTCGCTGGGGGATTAATGTTGCTCAATTTGAGCAGCAGAATGTTTGCGGTTTCGTTCGGCACAGGTTGGCTTCGATTGAATGACGAATGGCTGGAGCCTGATTTCGGGCGCCAAGTCGCACTGAACGCGATTCCTCATGACAAGTTAATTGAGCTCAAGGCTGAACAAGTATTCGCTCGCCGACACGTTTCCAGTGAGCGTGCCCCAGTGTCCTCTAGTCGGACTGCGTTTGGATTGGATTTCGATCGGGACTTGCTCGGTGTAGTTGAAGGGGTTCCCGAGAATGCCAAACACCTCGGTTCATCGGTATGCGGTGGAACGAGTCTTCGTCTGAAAATCGATATTCGGAATCTCTTTGATGCACTGGAGGAGGCTCTGACTCTTTACGGCAGCAAGGATTATCAAAAAAACTGGCCTGAAGTTGACAATTTGGTAAGGGTGAGGGATGGTGCCCTCATAGCAACATTGGACGATTTGTTGGATGCGGCCCTTTCTGGCCCAACAAGCCCTGCTTCGCCATTGCTGGTGAATAGCGGACCGCGTCGCGACGATGAGCAATTGGCATCGCTATTTGCCATCGGAAATTTACCGCGAAAGCCTAAGGGAGGTTCGCGCAGTGGTGCCCCGTATCTCATGCGCGGTGTTTGGGATAGTTTGCTCAAGTCGCAAGGCATAGGGGCAGGCCTAGTGTCTGCAAGGTCAACCGCTGTGCACGCTTTGGATGCCAATGGCGAAGAGCTTTACAGCACTGACATCTACAGCTGCTTGGCTTTCGAGGCCTCCTTGACCGACGCGGCCGGAGTGATTCGCCCCTACGTCTTGTCGCAGGGCACTTGGTATCAAACGAATTCAAATTTCGCAAATGACGTAATTTCGAAGTTGAAGGTCTTGGCAAATAATCTGCCTCCGCAGCGCTTGCTTCCTTGGGCTGCGCCAGAACACGAAGGGGTCTATAACTCGCGAAACGTTACTGGAAACATGGTGCACTTTGACGCAAAACTTGTTCACTTTGGTGGAGGTCAGTCGAAGTTTGAGTTTTGTGACTTGATGGATCCGACTACTAGAACTCTATATTTTGTAAAGATTGCTGTGAACTCGAGTCACATGAGTCATCTTGCAGAGCAGATTCGACGGACTTCGGAGTTGTTTTTTGCTGCTGATCCAAAATTCCGAGCAGCTCTTGCGGAGGTCGTGAAAAAGCACAATCCGACTATGAATACCGCTTGGGTAAGCAGCAGGCCGAGGCATGGTGACTGGAATTTGTGTCTCGTCCCTCTTGGAAAGACACTTCAAGAGCTCCCGTTCTTTGCGAAATGTGGTGTCTACCGCCTTGCGAAGGAGCTGGAGTCTCGTGGGCACTCCTTTGTTTGCGATGAACGTTAA
- a CDS encoding ABC transporter substrate-binding protein produces MKMKLERRSALALAVLAVPLVLTGCANVLRVAPHAELKVYDPVWTTAYITRNHGYLIYDTLFAMDENFEPQPQMVDQWTVSADNKTWTFTLRAGLKWHDGTDVTAEDCVASLQRWGKRDGAGQLLFRDVESLTAQDARSFTLKLREPNGQVLQTLAKVSANVPFMMPKAVAATDPFKPIKSKVGSGPYLYSWAQSNPFFKTVYLKNKDYVPRTEPLSMAAGNKAGQADRIEWIYHDTPEDMAEALIRGDVDYIESPPARVLPRFEGKEKIVVNSTDPLGNIAMARFNMLQPPFDNVAVRRAVLMVMQQEDYMLAALGDPKYWRTCYSIFPCGTPLSNDAGSAAMKAPGLDAARKALQDAKYDGTPVVILNPVDSPVISALTQVTAGKLHAMGMTVQVQNMPWAELTQRRVNRGPVKDGGWSMFHTWWLAGDLIDPSTIAYSGDPETGWFGWLKDAELEAQRAAFARAMTPADRKAAAEKVQQRIVDDAAVGILGQFFEPVAYRTNVNGITGPIQFYWQMWVESPFMRSPKQPAR; encoded by the coding sequence ATGAAGATGAAGTTGGAAAGAAGATCCGCATTGGCGCTGGCCGTTCTGGCCGTGCCCTTGGTGCTGACGGGCTGCGCCAACGTGCTGCGCGTGGCGCCCCACGCCGAACTCAAGGTCTATGACCCGGTGTGGACCACCGCGTACATCACGCGCAACCACGGCTACCTGATCTACGACACCCTGTTCGCGATGGACGAAAACTTCGAGCCCCAGCCACAGATGGTGGACCAGTGGACCGTCTCGGCCGACAACAAGACCTGGACCTTCACCCTGCGCGCAGGCCTGAAGTGGCACGACGGCACCGACGTGACCGCCGAGGACTGCGTGGCCTCGTTGCAGCGCTGGGGCAAGCGCGATGGCGCGGGGCAGCTGCTGTTTCGCGATGTCGAAAGCCTCACCGCCCAGGACGCCCGCAGCTTCACCCTGAAACTGCGCGAGCCCAACGGCCAGGTGCTGCAGACGCTGGCGAAGGTGTCGGCCAACGTGCCTTTCATGATGCCCAAGGCGGTCGCTGCAACCGACCCCTTCAAGCCGATCAAGAGCAAGGTCGGGTCCGGCCCTTATCTATACAGCTGGGCACAGTCGAACCCCTTCTTCAAGACGGTCTATCTCAAGAACAAGGACTACGTGCCACGCACGGAGCCGCTGTCGATGGCCGCGGGCAACAAGGCCGGTCAGGCCGACCGCATCGAGTGGATCTACCACGACACGCCCGAGGACATGGCCGAGGCGCTGATCCGCGGCGATGTGGACTACATCGAGTCGCCCCCGGCCCGGGTGCTGCCCCGGTTCGAAGGCAAGGAAAAGATCGTGGTGAACTCCACCGATCCGCTGGGCAACATCGCCATGGCGCGCTTCAACATGCTGCAGCCCCCGTTTGACAACGTGGCTGTGCGCAGGGCGGTCCTCATGGTGATGCAGCAGGAGGACTACATGCTCGCCGCGCTGGGGGACCCCAAGTACTGGCGCACCTGCTACTCCATCTTCCCCTGCGGCACCCCGTTGTCCAACGACGCGGGCAGCGCCGCCATGAAAGCGCCCGGCCTGGACGCGGCCCGCAAGGCCCTGCAGGACGCCAAGTACGACGGCACACCGGTGGTGATCCTCAACCCGGTGGACAGCCCGGTGATCTCGGCCCTCACGCAGGTCACCGCTGGCAAGCTGCACGCCATGGGCATGACGGTGCAGGTGCAGAACATGCCGTGGGCCGAGCTCACGCAGCGCCGCGTGAACCGGGGGCCGGTGAAAGACGGGGGCTGGAGCATGTTCCACACCTGGTGGCTCGCCGGTGACCTGATCGACCCCTCGACCATCGCCTACTCGGGCGATCCCGAGACCGGCTGGTTCGGCTGGCTCAAAGACGCCGAGCTCGAAGCCCAGCGCGCCGCCTTCGCCCGGGCCATGACGCCCGCCGACCGCAAGGCCGCGGCCGAGAAAGTGCAGCAGCGCATCGTCGACGACGCGGCCGTGGGCATCCTCGGGCAATTCTTCGAGCCCGTGGCCTACCGCACCAACGTCAACGGCATCACCGGTCCCATCCAGTTCTACTGGCAGATGTGGGTCGAGTCGCCTTTCATGCGCTCGCCCAAGCAGCCCGCCCGCTAG
- the arsA gene encoding arsenical pump-driving ATPase, whose product MNTPTLPGFATAPTRFLFFTGKGGVGKTSLSTATAIALADAGQQVLLVSTDAASNLDEMLGVPLSNRPVAVPGVPGLQMLNIDPDTAAEAYRQRVLAQLEARASDDERQTVREQLSGACTTEIAAFDEFAALLAGEGIDGGYAHVVFDTAPTGHTLRLLSLPKAWTGFLAGNDRGASCLGPHSGLKMQEARFKAALQALSDPKLTTVVLVTRPDPRPMQEAARTAEELRQLGLANQRLAVNGVFHAISASDPIANAIEALGRQALNEMPDALARLPRDEVPLRAFDTVGLPALRALLDGAAPTSVRPEPVEGLAQPSPSPDPLPAEPLSRMADELAAIGHGLIMVMGKGGVGKTTIAAALAVGLVQRGHSVHLTTTDPAAHVAEALNGSLQDLKVGRIDPKAETAAYIAKIMATRGKALDEQGQALLLEDLQSPCTEEVAVFHAFSRVVNEARSAFVVLDTAPTGHSLLLMDATGAYHRQMTRQYEGKAEGKGLHIITPLMRLQDASMTRVIIVTLPEVTPVSQAAALQDDLRRAQIEPWAWVINKSIAATGTTDPLLRARLAGEIRQTERIAGGLAKRTFVLPWLPEQPVGVEALARLV is encoded by the coding sequence ATGAACACCCCCACGCTCCCCGGCTTCGCCACCGCGCCCACGCGTTTCCTGTTTTTCACAGGCAAGGGTGGGGTTGGGAAAACCTCGCTCTCCACCGCCACCGCCATCGCGCTGGCCGATGCGGGCCAGCAGGTGCTGCTGGTCAGCACCGACGCCGCGTCCAACCTGGACGAAATGCTCGGCGTGCCGCTGTCCAACCGGCCGGTGGCCGTGCCCGGTGTGCCGGGCTTGCAGATGCTCAACATCGACCCCGACACCGCCGCCGAGGCCTACCGCCAGCGCGTGCTCGCACAGCTCGAAGCCAGAGCCAGCGACGACGAGCGCCAGACCGTGCGCGAACAGCTCTCGGGCGCCTGCACCACCGAGATCGCCGCCTTCGACGAATTCGCCGCGCTGCTGGCGGGCGAGGGCATCGACGGGGGCTACGCCCATGTGGTCTTCGACACAGCGCCCACCGGCCACACCCTGCGCCTCTTGAGCCTGCCCAAGGCCTGGACCGGTTTCCTCGCCGGCAACGACCGCGGCGCTTCGTGCCTGGGCCCGCACTCGGGCCTGAAGATGCAGGAAGCGCGCTTCAAGGCCGCGCTGCAGGCCCTGAGCGATCCCAAGCTCACCACCGTGGTGCTCGTCACCCGGCCCGACCCGCGCCCCATGCAGGAAGCCGCGCGCACCGCTGAAGAACTGCGCCAGCTCGGCCTGGCCAACCAGCGTCTGGCGGTCAACGGCGTGTTCCACGCCATCAGCGCCAGCGACCCCATCGCCAACGCCATCGAAGCCCTCGGCCGCCAGGCCCTGAACGAAATGCCCGACGCGCTCGCGCGCCTGCCGCGCGACGAAGTGCCGCTGCGCGCCTTCGACACCGTGGGCCTGCCGGCGCTGCGGGCGCTGCTCGATGGCGCTGCACCAACATCCGTTCGCCCTGAGCCTGTCGAAGGGCTTGCCCAACCCTCACCCAGTCCTGACCCCTTGCCCGCCGAGCCGCTGTCCAGAATGGCCGACGAGCTCGCCGCCATCGGCCACGGCCTCATCATGGTCATGGGCAAAGGCGGCGTGGGCAAGACGACGATTGCCGCCGCGCTCGCCGTGGGCCTGGTGCAGCGTGGCCACAGCGTGCACCTCACTACCACCGACCCGGCGGCCCACGTGGCCGAGGCGCTGAACGGCAGCCTCCAAGACCTCAAGGTCGGCCGTATCGACCCCAAGGCCGAGACCGCCGCCTACATCGCCAAGATCATGGCCACGCGCGGCAAGGCGCTGGACGAACAAGGCCAGGCCCTGCTGCTCGAAGACCTGCAATCACCCTGCACCGAAGAAGTGGCCGTGTTCCATGCCTTCAGCCGCGTGGTCAACGAAGCGCGCAGCGCTTTCGTGGTGCTCGACACCGCCCCCACCGGCCACAGCCTGCTGCTCATGGACGCCACCGGCGCTTACCACCGCCAGATGACGCGGCAGTACGAAGGCAAGGCAGAGGGCAAAGGCCTGCACATCATCACGCCGCTCATGCGCCTGCAAGACGCCAGCATGACGCGCGTGATCATCGTCACACTGCCCGAAGTCACCCCCGTCAGCCAGGCCGCCGCGCTGCAGGACGACCTGCGCCGCGCCCAGATCGAACCCTGGGCCTGGGTCATCAACAAAAGCATCGCCGCCACCGGAACGACAGACCCGCTGCTGCGGGCGCGGCTGGCGGGGGAGATCCGGCAGACGGAGCGGATTGCGGGCGGGCTGGCGAAGCGGACGTTTGTGCTGCCTTGGTTGCCGGAGCAGCCAGTGGGGGTGGAGGCGCTCGCGCGGTTGGTCTAG